From the Thermostichus vulcanus str. 'Rupite' genome, one window contains:
- a CDS encoding late competence development ComFB family protein yields the protein MEAHKSLNGLENQMERAVLEMVNEISLMESQQRYCSCKKFCNDAAALALNNLKPRYATSFLGSLYTLEAIQADQDLQTLIRLEVAKAMEAVAANPRCPEPECPLLPHHLETVELGLAPSND from the coding sequence ATGGAGGCTCATAAATCTCTAAATGGCCTGGAAAACCAGATGGAGAGGGCTGTTTTGGAGATGGTGAATGAAATTTCGTTGATGGAAAGCCAGCAACGGTATTGCTCTTGCAAGAAATTCTGTAACGATGCTGCCGCGTTGGCTCTGAACAATCTTAAGCCCCGCTATGCCACCAGTTTTCTTGGCTCGCTTTACACCCTAGAGGCCATCCAAGCGGATCAAGACCTACAGACCCTGATCCGACTGGAGGTGGCGAAGGCGATGGAGGCGGTGGCAGCGAATCCCCGTTGCCCGGAACCGGAGTGCCCGCTGCTACCGCACCACCTGGAAACGGTAGAGTTAGGATTGGCCCCCAGCAACGATTGA